Proteins co-encoded in one Ruegeria pomeroyi DSS-3 genomic window:
- a CDS encoding glycosyltransferase family 4 protein yields the protein MRITFLSPRSNLSGGLRVIAIYARMLRARGHEVTLVTPARAQPGRRQKLRALLRGQASNSPEPPGHLDTLDLPVIETARADFHVDPDEIPDADVIVATWWETAFAAAAMPPEKGRKFYLIQHHEVHDFLPWQISRATYYLPLTPIVISNWLDGILRRTYGRDDARLVPNGIDLTQFHAPERGKAARPTVGFLYSPHPIKGSDTALAAIALLRQRFPDLHVVAFGAEPVTPDLPLPPGADFHLRPAQERIRDIYAACDVFLCASTAEGFFLPLLEAMACRTPLVSTRVGAAEDLIEPGVTGYLADVGDASALAEGAAHILSLPDGEWRAMSARNHKIAQGQSWDHACDLLESVLSGEGRS from the coding sequence GTGCGCATCACGTTTCTCAGCCCACGCTCGAACCTGTCGGGCGGCCTGCGCGTGATCGCGATCTATGCCCGCATGCTGCGCGCGCGCGGGCACGAGGTCACCCTTGTCACTCCGGCCCGGGCACAGCCCGGCCGCCGGCAGAAACTGCGCGCGCTGCTGCGCGGGCAAGCATCCAACTCACCCGAGCCACCCGGCCATCTCGACACGCTGGACCTGCCAGTGATCGAAACCGCGCGTGCCGATTTCCATGTCGACCCGGATGAAATCCCCGATGCGGACGTGATCGTGGCGACCTGGTGGGAGACCGCCTTTGCCGCCGCCGCGATGCCGCCCGAAAAGGGGCGCAAGTTCTACCTGATTCAGCATCACGAGGTGCATGATTTCCTGCCCTGGCAGATCTCGCGCGCCACCTATTACCTGCCACTGACCCCCATCGTGATCTCGAACTGGCTGGACGGCATCCTGCGCCGGACCTATGGCCGCGACGACGCGCGGCTGGTGCCCAATGGCATCGACCTGACCCAGTTCCACGCGCCCGAGCGGGGCAAGGCCGCCCGCCCCACGGTCGGGTTTCTCTACAGCCCGCACCCGATCAAGGGGTCGGATACCGCGCTAGCCGCCATTGCCCTGCTGCGGCAACGCTTCCCCGATCTGCATGTGGTCGCCTTTGGCGCCGAACCGGTGACCCCCGATCTGCCCTTGCCCCCCGGCGCCGATTTTCACCTGCGCCCCGCGCAGGAGCGGATCCGCGACATCTATGCCGCCTGCGACGTGTTCCTTTGCGCCAGCACCGCCGAGGGGTTCTTTCTGCCGCTGCTCGAGGCAATGGCCTGCCGCACGCCGCTGGTCTCGACCCGCGTAGGCGCCGCCGAGGACCTGATCGAACCGGGCGTGACAGGCTATCTGGCCGATGTGGGCGATGCGAGTGCCTTGGCCGAGGGCGCCGCACACATCCTCTCGCTGCCCGATGGCGAATGGCGCGCCATGTCCGCACGCAATCACAAGATCGCGCAAGGGCAAAGCTGGGACCATGCCTGCGATCTGCTGGAATCGGTGCTGAGCGGCGAGGGCCGATCATGA